One window from the genome of Desulfobaccales bacterium encodes:
- a CDS encoding 4Fe-4S dicluster domain-containing protein, which yields MTEPVHLQDLDPRFKDEVAAEPGCQHLLRCFSCGVCTATCPVSELTPGFSPSQIIRQVLYGQREALLSSAALWHCARCARCSFQCPQDVRFLDIIQGLRNLAVRDGRVSLARVAQLERGERLMAELRQRLIGELLSGDEELEAEDALKRLTKDVVQGRIISK from the coding sequence ATGACCGAACCCGTACACCTTCAGGATCTGGACCCCCGGTTTAAAGACGAGGTGGCCGCCGAACCCGGCTGTCAGCACCTCCTGCGCTGCTTTTCGTGCGGGGTCTGCACCGCGACCTGTCCGGTGAGCGAACTGACGCCCGGGTTCAGCCCCAGCCAGATCATCCGCCAGGTGCTCTATGGCCAGCGCGAGGCCCTGCTGAGTTCAGCGGCTCTCTGGCACTGTGCCCGCTGCGCCCGGTGTTCTTTCCAGTGCCCCCAGGACGTGCGATTTCTGGATATCATCCAGGGCTTGCGCAACCTGGCGGTCCGGGACGGGAGAGTCAGCCTTGCCCGGGTGGCCCAATTGGAACGGGGCGAACGGCTGATGGCCGAACTCAGACAGCGCCTTATCGGCGAACTTTTATCCGGGGATGAAGAATTGGAGGCCGAAGACGCGCTTAAGCGGTTAACGAAAGATGTGGTTCAAGGCCGGATTATTTCCAAATGA
- a CDS encoding 4Fe-4S binding protein — MATVEEILEFLPGSDCRQCGASCAEFAGFLVNRELAPENCPVLHEPDYAGFIEALHELLGPATPGMRIDPEKCNGCGICVTMCEFHLGNCDAARLGKGPRPRDKVVFRMINGAAVVVHQELCTRLIQAAEKCSKCAEYCPTEAITLF; from the coding sequence ATGGCCACGGTAGAAGAGATCCTTGAATTTTTGCCCGGCAGCGATTGTCGGCAGTGCGGGGCAAGCTGCGCCGAGTTCGCCGGGTTCCTGGTGAATCGGGAACTGGCCCCGGAAAACTGTCCGGTCCTCCATGAGCCCGATTATGCCGGCTTCATCGAAGCTCTGCATGAACTTTTGGGGCCTGCGACCCCGGGGATGCGCATCGACCCGGAAAAGTGCAACGGCTGTGGGATTTGCGTGACCATGTGTGAGTTCCATTTGGGGAACTGCGACGCGGCCCGCCTGGGCAAAGGCCCCCGGCCCCGGGATAAGGTGGTCTTTCGCATGATCAACGGCGCTGCCGTGGTGGTGCACCAGGAACTCTGCACCCGGCTGATCCAGGCGGCGGAGAAATGCAGCAAATGTGCGGAGTATTGTCCCACTGAGGCGATTACGTTGTTTTAG
- a CDS encoding amidohydrolase family protein, protein MRLKIAGGRLYDPACDWDGEVGDLYIEAGRLVPPLLEVDRVIEARGQVVTPAGIELRGQVATYGLDFLRLSVGAPSLAEVGESYALLGYTHVHEPFLTPWTAGYVQRQLAALPVVDTSASLVVNLRELDLYLDSRERLAEVGETLQFLLDATRSLNFRVVEPFVRYRQDFYAHRAIKTEKALAILADLARLTGQPLALEASPEVLRTGLPEPQAFHLAALGSALTDDELVSAALAQLEAGATGDLGLMLPSRVAGQTPVPVRIDLGWFNPLDLNPPVDEPAAKRALALALCCQGSQVAFSGANSTQAPVAEYPRLFSWLWDHATRRRDWVDDLGARGHTLSEWIWATRTLPARLLGLEDRGRLSVGARADVAIYDLPSYAHPGQWQQYLGRCRTLLKAGEVVVDNFCLVNPEVARATYYRQTDAEVTTIIKEISQFQSCRWENLWVVEGLGGPWVGV, encoded by the coding sequence ATGCGCCTTAAAATTGCGGGGGGCCGCCTCTATGATCCAGCCTGCGACTGGGATGGCGAAGTGGGGGACCTCTACATTGAGGCCGGCCGCCTGGTGCCGCCGCTGCTTGAGGTGGACCGGGTGATCGAAGCTCGGGGTCAGGTGGTAACGCCTGCGGGCATCGAACTCCGGGGTCAGGTGGCAACGTACGGCCTGGACTTTTTGCGCTTAAGCGTTGGTGCGCCGTCCCTGGCGGAAGTGGGGGAGAGCTACGCTCTCCTGGGGTATACTCACGTCCACGAGCCGTTTTTGACGCCCTGGACCGCGGGTTACGTCCAACGCCAGTTGGCGGCTCTGCCCGTGGTGGACACTTCCGCCTCTTTGGTCGTCAACCTGCGGGAGTTGGATTTATATTTGGACTCCCGGGAGCGTTTGGCGGAAGTGGGAGAAACCCTCCAGTTTTTGCTGGACGCGACCCGTTCCCTTAATTTCCGGGTGGTTGAGCCCTTTGTCCGGTATCGGCAGGATTTTTATGCCCACCGTGCCATCAAAACGGAAAAGGCCCTGGCTATTCTGGCCGACCTGGCCCGCCTAACCGGGCAGCCCCTGGCTCTGGAAGCCTCCCCCGAGGTGCTGCGGACCGGGCTGCCGGAGCCCCAGGCTTTTCATCTGGCTGCACTGGGTTCGGCTTTGACGGACGATGAGCTGGTTTCGGCCGCTCTGGCCCAGCTAGAGGCAGGCGCTACCGGGGATCTCGGCCTCATGCTCCCAAGCCGCGTGGCCGGGCAAACCCCGGTGCCGGTCCGGATAGACCTGGGGTGGTTTAACCCCCTGGACCTTAACCCGCCGGTGGATGAGCCTGCGGCCAAAAGGGCCCTGGCCCTGGCCTTGTGCTGCCAGGGCTCCCAGGTGGCTTTTTCCGGGGCAAATTCAACGCAGGCGCCGGTGGCCGAATACCCCCGGCTGTTCTCCTGGCTGTGGGACCACGCAACGCGCCGCCGGGACTGGGTTGATGACTTGGGGGCACGGGGCCATACGCTGTCCGAGTGGATCTGGGCCACCCGTACTCTGCCTGCCCGGCTGTTGGGTTTGGAGGATCGGGGCCGGCTGAGCGTGGGAGCCCGTGCCGACGTGGCCATCTATGACCTGCCGTCGTATGCCCATCCCGGCCAGTGGCAGCAATACCTGGGCCGCTGTCGCACCTTGCTCAAGGCGGGGGAAGTGGTGGTAGACAACTTTTGCCTGGTGAACCCGGAGGTGGCCAGGGCTACCTATTACCGCCAAACGGATGCTGAGGTCACGACAATTATAAAGGAAATCAGTCAGTTTCAGAGTTGCCGGTGGGAAAATCTCTGGGTCGTAGAAGGGCTGGGCGGACCCTGGGTGGGGGTTTAA